A region of Corynebacterium glucuronolyticum DSM 44120 DNA encodes the following proteins:
- a CDS encoding fibronectin type III domain-containing protein, with translation MRKTALLTAVSLAASLIVAPMAHAGDNGNGFYNVALGPGSDETSVTLTWDQKSGVVTGVDITSDDTADASSTYEGIFTTPNMPSNRSLQTYQHRKAVVRNLVPGKTYTYRIGSNMAGWSEPMTFTAGSGSTSWSFAATGAPNTLVDDATWASTATAATAAHPELLVVTGNATSDMSSNLERDTFTASPALQNVPTAIGIHSGDKGGETGWHFQLPGGLKNHAAFIFNNVGFINVSDTDAAGAATLIRNEAARLKPSTDWLVLYGMNSMSKELRQAASEAGIDLVLTGGDYYYSRSHLLTADAATKAEDNVLYKKDQGTLFVSLNSASNSNFAQPAGASEDLAKTSQDGTPDYTTVKVSPEELTITTRDVATGAVIDKVTLSQKDPIKPAPIASETATTTTQNPAPTTTKPTPTKEPAPTTSKQPTPTTAKPTTSKKPTPTTAKPTSTKEPAPTTSKKPTPTTAKPTSTKEPAPTTSKKPTPTTEEPAPTPSLKPGTTVETVIPGNATVLDDTVVDPTGTITGEVLDAAGAKVTGALVSVDKQGKVTVTLPKDAKAGDYTVQLTDGGANVGDPITVTVNAPEPSMRPGTTVEKITPGKATVLDDTVVNPTDSITGEVLDAAGTKVTGATVNVDKQGKVTVTLPKDAKAGDYTVQLTDGGTNIGDPITVTVEKTTPKPKPGNDTDGSSDGSSAENMVWVGVGGFFGMIAVAGLLGWLIGNVLGHARPYLAQAGIYI, from the coding sequence ATGCGTAAAACAGCACTGCTTACAGCCGTGTCTTTGGCAGCTTCTCTCATTGTTGCTCCGATGGCCCACGCCGGCGATAACGGTAATGGCTTCTATAACGTCGCGCTCGGACCGGGCAGCGACGAAACCTCCGTTACCCTCACGTGGGATCAAAAGTCGGGTGTGGTAACCGGAGTTGACATCACCTCCGACGATACCGCCGATGCCTCTTCGACTTACGAGGGAATTTTCACCACGCCAAATATGCCGTCGAACCGCTCGTTGCAGACGTACCAGCACCGCAAGGCGGTTGTTCGCAACCTCGTTCCTGGTAAGACGTACACCTACCGCATTGGCAGTAATATGGCTGGCTGGTCCGAGCCGATGACGTTTACCGCAGGCAGTGGCAGCACGTCCTGGTCTTTTGCTGCCACCGGCGCGCCGAATACGCTAGTCGACGACGCGACCTGGGCTTCCACCGCCACGGCGGCCACAGCGGCTCACCCTGAGCTCCTGGTGGTGACCGGAAACGCCACCTCCGATATGTCTTCGAACCTTGAGCGCGACACGTTCACTGCTTCTCCTGCTCTACAGAATGTCCCTACCGCCATCGGCATTCACAGTGGCGACAAAGGCGGCGAAACCGGCTGGCACTTCCAGCTCCCCGGTGGCCTCAAGAATCATGCTGCTTTCATCTTCAATAACGTCGGCTTCATCAACGTTTCTGATACAGATGCCGCCGGCGCAGCCACGCTGATCCGCAACGAGGCTGCCCGCCTGAAGCCAAGCACGGATTGGCTGGTGCTCTACGGCATGAATTCTATGAGTAAGGAGCTCCGTCAAGCTGCCAGTGAGGCCGGTATTGACCTGGTCTTGACCGGTGGCGATTACTACTACAGCCGTTCTCACCTGCTGACGGCGGATGCTGCGACAAAGGCCGAGGACAATGTCCTGTACAAGAAGGATCAGGGAACTCTGTTTGTTTCCCTCAACTCAGCCTCGAACAGCAATTTCGCACAACCTGCGGGCGCGTCCGAGGACCTAGCGAAAACGTCCCAGGATGGCACGCCGGACTACACCACGGTGAAGGTCAGCCCTGAGGAGCTCACCATCACTACTCGCGATGTGGCTACGGGTGCTGTCATCGACAAGGTGACGCTCTCACAGAAGGATCCGATTAAGCCCGCCCCGATCGCTTCAGAAACAGCCACCACGACGACACAGAACCCTGCACCGACAACGACCAAGCCGACCCCCACCAAGGAACCGGCACCAACCACCTCGAAGCAGCCCACGCCGACAACGGCTAAGCCGACCACCTCGAAAAAGCCCACGCCGACAACGGCCAAGCCGACCTCTACAAAGGAACCGGCACCGACCACCTCGAAGAAGCCCACACCGACAACGGCCAAGCCGACCTCTACAAAGGAACCCGCACCGACCACCTCGAAGAAGCCCACACCTACTACTGAGGAGCCGGCCCCCACCCCGAGTCTGAAACCGGGCACGACGGTGGAGACGGTCATTCCTGGGAATGCCACCGTCCTCGATGACACGGTCGTAGACCCCACCGGCACCATCACCGGGGAGGTCCTCGACGCCGCAGGCGCCAAGGTCACTGGCGCATTGGTGAGCGTCGATAAGCAAGGAAAGGTGACCGTCACCCTCCCCAAGGACGCGAAGGCCGGAGACTACACGGTGCAGCTGACCGACGGCGGTGCCAACGTCGGCGACCCGATCACAGTCACCGTCAATGCCCCAGAACCTAGCATGAGGCCGGGCACGACGGTGGAGAAGATCACCCCCGGTAAGGCCACCGTTCTCGATGACACGGTCGTAAACCCCACCGACAGCATTACCGGCGAGGTCCTCGACGCCGCAGGCACCAAGGTCACTGGCGCAACGGTGAACGTCGATAAGCAAGGAAAGGTGACCGTCACCCTCCCCAAGGACGCGAAGGCCGGAGACTACACCGTGCAGCTGACCGACGGCGGCACCAACATCGGCGACCCGATCACCGTCACCGTCGAAAAGACCACACCGAAGCCTAAGCCAGGAAATGACACAGACGGAAGCTCCGACGGATCTTCTGCCGAGAACATGGTATGGGTCGGCGTCGGCGGATTCTTCGGCATGATTGCCGTTGCTGGCCTGTTGGGCTGGCTCATCGGCAACGTGCTTGGCCATGCACGCCCCTACCTTGCCCAGGCAGGGATTTACATCTAA